The sequence CTCATCCAAAGATGTGATTGCAAATAAAAATGCGACCACAAGTATAGATAATAACGAGGCAGACACACTTTTCATAAAATGATCAACAACTACCATTGCAATCGTAGTTGCTGTAGTGTCTAAAAAAACAAACAAAACTTTCGCACTCATAAAAGAAATCCTGTCTAATGACAGCAGTGCATTCGGCAACGCCTGTGCAAACACTTCCATCGGAAATCCTACAATTGCAAAAATAAGAAAAAACAATATAATTTTGCCAACCGATTCATATCGAAACCCAAAGATTTTCATAATAGAACCACCGACAAGAGCGATTACCGAAACAATACCTAAAACAACTGCCACGCAAATAATAAAGCCCAAAAAATCTAATACTTTTTTTCTCATTTTTCACGCCTTTCCAAACAAAAAAAGATGTACAAGGTATACTATTTCAACTTCTACCTCATACATCTATTTTAATCTGTTCTTTAAATTATGTCCAATATTTCTTGCAATTTACTAGGCTATATGTTACAGTTCACTCCACGCCATTCGCGAAACGCACTTTCAGTGCTTTTCCGCTGCAAGCAGCTATTTTTGCTCATAAACAGGCGTTAAATTCTATAAATAATCTCTTTTTTCCAAAACTTCAAGGATATTACGCCCTTCCGTTGTACCCTCAATAATTCTTCTTGCACGGACACTGTCACCGATGTTCATAATCTCTACATCTCCGCTGTGTCCAAATGTATTATACAACGCATCTAAGATCGGAGCATTTGCTCTCATACCAAGACATACAAATCCGTAATCAAATGCGAGATCTTTCTCTTCTCCATCCGGCATTTTCACAAGGAATGCATCGCTCTTTACTTCTAACAAAGCTGTGTTTGGAAGCTGTTGTACTCCATACTGATCCATCATCGTAAATGTTCCAACTTTAGAAACAGGGTCAATTCCATTTCCGATAACCGGCATCATTTCTACGATACTCACATCCGCATGTCTTGGTGCGAAGAATTCCACTACATCAAGACCAACTGCTCCTCCACCGATGACTACAACTTTCTTTCCAGTCAAGTCTTCCGGATATTCTGTAATGTGGTTGATCATATTTGTGATAGAAGATACTTTTCCGCCTTCTTTGTTAATATTTTCGTGTAATCCTTTGATTGGCGGAAGAAGTGGATTCGATCCTGTCGCATTGACAATAATGTTCGGATTCAGGCTTTCAACCAACTCAATTGTTGCTTCTGTATTTTTAAAGATAAATAAGTTTTTCAGCTTGCTTGCACGGTGAATCAGATAATTCGGGAAATCTGACAGTCTCTTTTTATCCGGAATCTTGGAAATCTCCGCTGCAAGACCTCCAAGATTTGCCTTTTTCTCGATCAAGAATGTTGTACATCCAACTTCAGCTGCTGTACATGCTGCTTCCAGTCCTGCAGTACCTCCACCGATTACAACAACATTGCAAGATTTCTTCACGCGAAGTTTTTTGTATCCTTCTCCTTCATTCACAGCCGGATTGATTGTACAACGGATTGGGCGGTTTACTCCGATACGGTTTCCTGCACATCCGATGTTACATGAGATACATTTACGGATTTCTTTTTCATCGCCAAAGCTTACTTTGTTTACCCATTCCGGATCCGCAATCAGACCACGTCCCATACCGATGAGATCTGCATCTCCTCTTTCTAAAATATCTTCTGCAACTTGTGGGTCTCTGATATTTCCCATTGTGATACAAATTTTTCCATATCTTTCTTTGACTGCTTTCGCCATATAAGAACGCCATCCGTCTTCCAGGTAGTTAGCATCAATCTGATATTGGATAGAGCCATTCAAACCACAGGAAACGTCAAATACATCTACCTCTTTTTCAAAATACTGAAGATAATCCAAAGTATCTTCCAATGTGTTTCCGCCTTCTAAAAATTCATCTGCACTGATTCTTACAAAAATCGGGAAGAATGGACCTACCTGTGCACGTACTTCTTCAATAACCATTTTTGCAAAACGTGCTCTGTTCTCTGGGGAACCTCCAAATTCATCCGTTCTCTTATTTGTTATCGGTGACAAGAACTGGCTGAGTAAGTAAGAGTGTCCGGCGTGAATCTCCACTGCATCAAATCCTGCGATCTGTGCTCTCTTTGCAGCTTCTCCGTATTTTTTTACAATGCGTAAAATCTCTTCTTTTTCAAGCGGTCTTGGAATCTCTCCACCTGCTTTTGACGGAATATTCGACGCAGAAACCGGCTGCATATTTGTTCTTGCAGACTGCGCAGAAGCTCCAGCATGATTGATCTGGATTGCAATACAGGCACCATGTTTGTGTACTGTCTCGCTCAATTTGAATAATCTTGGAATATAGCTGTCGTGGTCGATACGAAGCTGTGTTGTTCCATTAGATCCTTCCGGTGAATCTACACTTGCATTTTCTACGATCAAAAGACCTGTTCCGCCTTTTGCTCTCTGTTCATAATAGTTGATATGAAGAAAACTCATTTCTCCATTCTGTTCTCCATAGTTCGTTCCCATTGGTGTCATAACAATTCTGTTTTTCAGTGTCATGTGCTTAATTGTAAGCGGTTCAAAAATATGTGTATATTTGCTTTGCATTTTTTCCTAACTCCTTCTAAATGATTGTTTCAGATCCATGTGAAACGAGGTTGTTGACATTGCCTTGGGCGCCGGCCTCTGTCTTTTCTTAGCTACTATTATAAGCACTCTTCATCCATAAAACAAATTGGTATTTTCATCATTTTTGATAAATTTTCTCTATAGATTTAAAAAAGTAACTGCTCAAAGAACAGTTACTTTTTCCGTTTGTCTTTCTCTTTTCGATAAAAATGTAATACAATTTTTTCCAAGTATCGTTTCAGAACAATCTGAATCTCTTCTTTGGGGTGAATCGGCTTCACAAGTATATTTCGGATTCCCGCCCGTTTTGCGCCATAGACATCAGTAAACAGCTGGTCCCCGATAAAAATTGTATTCTCTGGTGTTGTGCCCATAATCTCCATCCCCTTTTTGTAATTTTTTGTAGATGGTTTGTGAGCATTAAAAATATAGTTCGTCTGAATCTCTTCATTGAACATCTTTACGCGGGGTTCCTGATTATTCGAAATCAGGCAACTGGAAAATCCAATCGCCTTCAGTCTCGCAAACAGCGCTTTTGCCCTCTCATCAGCCGGTGCACCATGCGGAACCAATGTGTTATCAATATCGAAAATCAGTCCCCGATAGCCTTCTTCATATAATTTTTCAAACGGAATAACATAGGTCGATGCGACATAGTCATCCGGAAAAAAACGTTCAAACATAATCTTCATCCATTTCTCTTTTTATTCCATAAATGCCAGCACATCTTCTTTTTCCGGCATTGAACGAATCGCGCCTTTTTTAGTCGTAATCAATGCTGCTGCCGCATTTGCAAACGAAAGCATCTCTTTTAAATTTTCCTCTGTCAGATTCTCAAGTCCATGTTCTAATACATAGTTGATCGAGCTTCCACAGAAAGTATCTCCTGCACCTGTCGTCTCGATTGCCTTCACAACGCGTCCGGCAACTTCCACTCTCATATCTTTGTAGTAAGCACGACTTCCATCTTTCCCCATAGTCAGAAGAATGAGCGGGATCTGATATTTCTCCTGCAGATACCGGATTCCCTCATCGTAATCCTCTTTTCCTGAGATAAACTGAATCTCATTATCTGAAATCTTCAAAACATCGCAATATGCGAATCCATACTCCATCTGCTCTTTTGCAAGCTCTAATGAGCTCCAAAGAGGTGGTCGAAGATTCGGGTCAAATGTAATGACCAGCCCATTGTCTTTTGCAATTTTCAATGCTTTTTTTGTGGCTTCTCTCACTCCGTCATGAGTCATAGACAATGTTCCAAAATGGAATATCTTTGCCTTTTTTACAAATTCTTCATCTACTTCATCAGCTGTCAGCATCATATCAGCTCCCGGATTCCGGTAAAACGAAAACTCCCTGTCCCCATCCGGAAATGTATGCACAAATGCCAATGTGGTATTCACCTCTTGATCCATATATAAAGCGGAGGTGTCGATTCCAACATCATCCAGTGTAGCTTTCAACAGTGTTCCAAACTGGTCCTGTCCTACTTTCCCCAAAAAAGCCGTCTTCTTTCCCAACTTGTTCAGCATTGCGAGCACATTACAAGGCGCCCCACCCGGACACGCCTCAAAAAGATTGTTTCCCTGTTCACTCTCCCCGTGCATCGTAAAATCAATCAATAATTCTCCCAATGCGATTACATCAAATTCTTTCTGCATTGTAAAACCTCCCTTATTTTCTCCATCTATTATAGCCGACAC comes from Coprococcus phoceensis and encodes:
- a CDS encoding oxidoreductase, giving the protein MQSKYTHIFEPLTIKHMTLKNRIVMTPMGTNYGEQNGEMSFLHINYYEQRAKGGTGLLIVENASVDSPEGSNGTTQLRIDHDSYIPRLFKLSETVHKHGACIAIQINHAGASAQSARTNMQPVSASNIPSKAGGEIPRPLEKEEILRIVKKYGEAAKRAQIAGFDAVEIHAGHSYLLSQFLSPITNKRTDEFGGSPENRARFAKMVIEEVRAQVGPFFPIFVRISADEFLEGGNTLEDTLDYLQYFEKEVDVFDVSCGLNGSIQYQIDANYLEDGWRSYMAKAVKERYGKICITMGNIRDPQVAEDILERGDADLIGMGRGLIADPEWVNKVSFGDEKEIRKCISCNIGCAGNRIGVNRPIRCTINPAVNEGEGYKKLRVKKSCNVVVIGGGTAGLEAACTAAEVGCTTFLIEKKANLGGLAAEISKIPDKKRLSDFPNYLIHRASKLKNLFIFKNTEATIELVESLNPNIIVNATGSNPLLPPIKGLHENINKEGGKVSSITNMINHITEYPEDLTGKKVVVIGGGAVGLDVVEFFAPRHADVSIVEMMPVIGNGIDPVSKVGTFTMMDQYGVQQLPNTALLEVKSDAFLVKMPDGEEKDLAFDYGFVCLGMRANAPILDALYNTFGHSGDVEIMNIGDSVRARRIIEGTTEGRNILEVLEKRDYL
- a CDS encoding YqeG family HAD IIIA-type phosphatase; its protein translation is MFERFFPDDYVASTYVIPFEKLYEEGYRGLIFDIDNTLVPHGAPADERAKALFARLKAIGFSSCLISNNQEPRVKMFNEEIQTNYIFNAHKPSTKNYKKGMEIMGTTPENTIFIGDQLFTDVYGAKRAGIRNILVKPIHPKEEIQIVLKRYLEKIVLHFYRKEKDKRKK
- a CDS encoding regulatory YrvL family protein — protein: MRKKVLDFLGFIICVAVVLGIVSVIALVGGSIMKIFGFRYESVGKIILFFLIFAIVGFPMEVFAQALPNALLSLDRISFMSAKVLFVFLDTTATTIAMVVVDHFMKSVSASLLSILVVAFLFAITSLDEVKRDCDCKDEKERWEEKES
- a CDS encoding carbohydrate kinase family protein, with protein sequence MQKEFDVIALGELLIDFTMHGESEQGNNLFEACPGGAPCNVLAMLNKLGKKTAFLGKVGQDQFGTLLKATLDDVGIDTSALYMDQEVNTTLAFVHTFPDGDREFSFYRNPGADMMLTADEVDEEFVKKAKIFHFGTLSMTHDGVREATKKALKIAKDNGLVITFDPNLRPPLWSSLELAKEQMEYGFAYCDVLKISDNEIQFISGKEDYDEGIRYLQEKYQIPLILLTMGKDGSRAYYKDMRVEVAGRVVKAIETTGAGDTFCGSSINYVLEHGLENLTEENLKEMLSFANAAAALITTKKGAIRSMPEKEDVLAFME